In Pleurodeles waltl isolate 20211129_DDA chromosome 5, aPleWal1.hap1.20221129, whole genome shotgun sequence, the DNA window CAAACTATGCCTAATTTTTAGCTGTCACAGAAAGAATGCATCCAGCAGTTACCCCTGATACAAGTCCACCTCAGAAGAGCCTGGTTCAAAAATAGAACAAGTTATtatcatcttcagtgctttgcgaaACCAGCGGTAGGAAAATCCATAAATTAAGGGATTGCAAGCAGAATTAAAGTAAGCAAACCATATGGAAATATCAAAGAGGAGGGCAGGAGTGACAAAATTTAGGAGACTGTCAACCATGGTGTCCAGTGTAAAAGGCAACCAGCACATGAGGTAGATCCCCATGGCAATCCCCAAAGTCTTGGCTGCCTTCCACTCTCTCTTTGATGTCCCAGTCGGAACCAATGAGCCTGTCCTGTTGCTCATGGCGCTGATCTCTTTTGCCTGCCTGATGGCCACAATGTAAATTTTGGCATACAGAGTAATCATTAAGATGCAGGGAACAAAGAAAATGGGGAAATTCAGCCACCCCCACAGTTTGTTGAAAAGTAGCTGACAATTTCCTGCACAGGGCATGTCCAGCAATAAATATCTCAGCCGTCCTTCAACCACATCAGTGTAGAGAAAAATAGCAGTATAGGCAATTGGTGCAGACCAGGCCACTCCTATGTACATGCAGGCCACCCGAACAGTAAACTGGGCATGATAGCGCAAAGGGTAGCAGATGGCACAGTAACGGTCAATGGCAATGAAGCATAGGTGCATAATGGAGACCAAACAAAATACAGTGTCCAAAAATGTGTGTAGCCTGCAGAAGGCATTTCCAAAATACCAACAGCCCTCCACTGAGCGGGAAATACTGAAGGGTAGCACCGTTAAGCCAAGAAGGAGGTCAGCAAGGGCCAGTGAGAGCAGCAAGAAGTTTGTTGGACTGTGAAGCATTTTAAAGTGAGAGATTGAAATCACCACTAAGAGGTTGCCCACTACTATAAGCATCATGCCGGTAGAGCAGGTGATATAGACAGCCAGCTGGACACCAAATGGTTGCAGGTTTCTGGGACAGGAGTCATTAAGCATCTCATAGCACAAAGGAACTGGAGGCAACAGTTCACTGCGGAAGTTCCGGTTAACCCTCATTTCTGGCGGAAAGCATCCCAGCAGCAACCTATTCAATATCTTCTTTCAAATCTGACATAAGAAGATCTTAATTGGTGCGTTGTACTAGATGAATGGTTTGAGTAAATCTTGAAGGTAGAAGAGCAAAAAGGAATACAATGAGTAAGAGTGATAATTTTAAAAATTAGAAAGTTGTAATGTCTGAGAGACAGTGAAAAACCACTGTCGTAAATAGCATGAGTGAAAAGGGGATAGAGtgaacagggctggctttaggggggAGCAGCCATTACTACGCGGCTGTTTCCCCAATTAGCCTTTTCAATCCATGTGTTGCCATGCATGCGTCATTACAACAAATAGCCTTCACCATGCATACAATTACAATGATTTtaatggtatgcatggtaagggctatGCGTTGTAATGGTGGTGAAGGAAT includes these proteins:
- the LOC138297077 gene encoding trace amine-associated receptor 5-like, which produces MRVNRNFRSELLPPVPLCYEMLNDSCPRNLQPFGVQLAVYITCSTGMMLIVVGNLLVVISISHFKMLHSPTNFLLLSLALADLLLGLTVLPFSISRSVEGCWYFGNAFCRLHTFLDTVFCLVSIMHLCFIAIDRYCAICYPLRYHAQFTVRVACMYIGVAWSAPIAYTAIFLYTDVVEGRLRYLLLDMPCAGNCQLLFNKLWGWLNFPIFFVPCILMITLYAKIYIVAIRQAKEISAMSNRTGSLVPTGTSKREWKAAKTLGIAMGIYLMCWLPFTLDTMVDSLLNFVTPALLFDISIWFAYFNSACNPLIYGFSYRWFRKALKMIITCSIFEPGSSEVDLYQG